The following proteins are encoded in a genomic region of Dioscorea cayenensis subsp. rotundata cultivar TDr96_F1 chromosome 8, TDr96_F1_v2_PseudoChromosome.rev07_lg8_w22 25.fasta, whole genome shotgun sequence:
- the LOC120266536 gene encoding uncharacterized protein LOC120266536 isoform X1, whose product MEQEYCEFEMLLGEIPDATLVNLQQSDTSATNNSLKLGTVPKEQVEQKSLRYLKYINSHSSPQHSKNGNKRTLFDSLSSSKGYFDHTAPSDGNGTCDYSNLQDTYSLASAFGELSLKDGSMTKPDTLTSVMHDSASSCNQNFMSDKENALLNRFKLGMNCVGMPLSSSHVAQVGAMEMPTSSSLTMPNGCHLSDHEVEAYRTLTRIDGVGKFSAKMDIQDSSEFLMKKRPEDLPGGFQGPQQNLANYPGTMPLYSESHAFDLLSRVPSSKMELASPAIQQQYYMNAESTTPHKSSRFNMDWQNPEGYHDAHQQIFYPPYVQNQGLPFHQIPNGVVSCIRSSTGNNIQPYFRYPGHHKGYNDFEVLPMDDSPYQFCSQDLFRDENCCGVFSLSKANIL is encoded by the coding sequence ATGGAGCAAGAATACTGTGAATTTGAGATGCTTCTTGGTGAAATCCCAGATGCTACCTTGGTTAATCTTCAACAATCAGATACTAGTGCTACTAACAATTCGCTTAAGTTGGGAACTGTCCCTAAAGAGCAAGTTGAACAAAAATCTCTGCGTTATTTAAAATACATCAATTCACACAGCTCTCCTCAGCATTCAAAGAATGGCAACAAGAGAACCTTATTTGATAGCTTGAGCTCATCGAAAGGTTACTTTGATCACACAGCTCCAAGCGATGGAAATGGCACATGCGATTATTCAAACTTGCAGGATACTTATTCTTTGGCATCAGCATTTGGTGAATTGAGCCTTAAGGATGGCTCAATGACAAAACCTGATACTCTTACATCAGTTATGCATGACAGCGCCTCCTCTTGTAATCAAAACTTCATGTCAGATAAAGAGAATGCCCTCCTTAATAGGTTTAAGTTGGGGATGAATTGCGTGGGAATGCCTCTTTCTTCATCTCATGTTGCGCAAGTTGGAGCTATGGAAATGCCCACTTCTTCATCCCTGACTATGCCAAATGGATGCCATTTGTCTGATCATGAGGTGGAAGCATACAGGACATTGACTAGGATAGATGGGGTAGGAAAATTCAGTGCAAAGATGGATATTCAGGATAGTTCAGAGTTCCTTATGAAGAAAAGACCAGAGGATTTGCCTGGTGGCTTTCAGGGACCACAACAAAATCTTGCCAATTATCCTGGAACTATGCCTTTGTATTCTGAAAGTCATGCCTTTGACTTGCTTTCAAGGGTCCCTTCCTCCAAGATGGAGTTAGCATCTCCTGCAATTCAGCAGCAATATTATATGAATGCGGAATCTACAACACCTCACAAGTCAAGCCGGTTTAATATGGACTGGCAAAATCCCGAAGGATATCATGATGCCCATCAACAGATTTTTTACCCACCATACGTTCAAAATCAAGGACTTCCATTTCATCAAATTCCAAATGGTGTAGTTTCATGCATCAGGTCCTCAACTGGGAACAACATTCAACCGTACTTTAGGTATCCAGGCCATCATAAAGGATACAATGACTTTGAAGTTTTACCAATGGATGACAGCCCTTATCAATTTTGCTCCCAGGACCTTTTTAGGGATGAAAATTGTTGTGGAGTTTTCTCATTGTCAAAAGCTAACATCCTCTGA
- the LOC120266536 gene encoding pumilio homolog 12-like isoform X2, with protein MLHSDGHAEHPINGYFQLDGLNYRSSSPNNFDFVISPKLLQMKYNSVDDIVGKVYSMAKDQIGCRFLQKKFTEGAPEDIEKIFDEIKSHIVELMTDPFGNYLVQKLLEVCNEDQRMCILCTVTRKMGELFRISCDMHGTRAVQRVIETVQTAEQYSMIVSSLKPFVVALIKNVNGNHVAQRCLQHFPVEYSEFVIGAAIAHCVELATDRQGCCVLQKCLHHSDGDQKNRLMAEIAANSLALSQDQYGNYVVQFMLDQEVPWVTSNILYQLEGSYADLSMQKCSSNVVEKCVRLAGEEMRIRIIQELMCSPLLPHILQDPFGNYVIQTVLKECKGALRAAVMEAIRPHFTELRSSPFGKKVLSTILRK; from the exons ATGTTGCATTCTGATGGCCACGCTGAGCACCCTATCAATGGGTATTTTCAGTTGGACGGTCTGAACTACAGAAGTTCATCACCTAATAACTTTGATTTTGTGATTAGTCCAAAattattgcaaatgaaatacaattCTGTGGATGATATTGTGGGGAAGGTTTACTCTATGGCAAAGGATCAGATTGGCTGTCGTTTCCTACAGAAGAAATTCActgaaggtgctccagaagacatagagaaaatttttgatgaaattaaaagtcACATTGTTGAACTCATGACTGACCCATTTGGGAATTATCTTGTTCAAAAGCTTCTTGAAGTGTGTAATGAGGATCAAAGAATGTGCATACTCTGTACTGTTACCAGAAAGATGGGTGAACTCTTTAGAATTTCATGTGACATGCATGG AACGCGGGCTGTACAGAGAGTAATTGAGACAGTTCAAACTGCAGAACAATATTCAATGATCGTTTCATCTCTCAAGCCTTTTGTTGTTGCACTGATAAAAAATGTAAATGGTAATCATGTTGCACAGCGCTGCTTACAGCATTTTCCAGTTGAATACAGTGAG TTTGTCATTGGTGCTGCAATTGCTCATTGTGTTGAGCTCGCAACCGACCGTCAAGGCTGCTGCGTTCTTCAAAAGTGTCTACATCATTCAGATGGTGATCAGAAGAACAGACTAATGGCTGAGATTGCTGCTAATTCTCTTGCTCTTTCTCAAGACCAATATGG GAACTATGTTGTGCAGTTTATGCTCGATCAGGAAGTTCCATGGGTGACATCTAATATTCTGTACCAACTTGAAGGTAGCTATGCAGACTTATCTATGCAGAAATGCAGTAGTAATGTCGTCGAGAAATGTGTTAGACTTGCTGGTGAAGAAATGCGAATTAGAATTATTCAGGAACTGATGTGTAGTCCTCTATTACCACATATCCTGCAAGACCCCTTTGGTAATTATGTTATTCAAACTGTTCTCAAAGAATGCAAG gGGGCTTTACGTGCCGCTGTAATGGAAGCAATCCGGCCCCATTTTACAGAATTGCGAAGTAGTCCATTCGGGAAGAAAGTTCTTTCCACCATCCTAAGAAAGTAA
- the LOC120266313 gene encoding ADP-glucose phosphorylase gives MSSASSSSPDSPELRKDHIFNRWVIFSSARSRRPSDLKVHSPTSNPNPKSNTSCPFCAGHEDECAPEIFRVPAGSSVAGWKVRVIENLYPALRRELEPPNSGSDVVCMRGFGFHDVVIETPSHNVRLPDLSDSEIKEVVLAFKERIEQLRRVGSIKYVQVFKNYGATAGASLSHSHSQIIGLPIVPPMVSTRLDSMKEYFDRTGKCGLCDIQLKKILIDESSHFYAIVPFAASNPFEIWIVPRKHASHFYEIDDERAADFGCLLKLMLLKLTLQLNDPPFNFMIHTAPFELPLSSSHSTHWFLQIVPQLHVIGGFETGTACYINAVFPEDAAKILREVKTHK, from the exons ATGTCCTCCGCTTCGTCTTCCTCTCCGGACTCGCCGGAGCTCCGGAAGGACCACATTTTCAATCGCTGGGTCATTTTCTCTTCGGCGAGGTCCCGCCGTCCCTCTGATCTCAAAGTTCACTCCCCTACCtcgaaccctaaccctaaatctAACACCTCGTGCCCCTTCTGCGCCGGCCATGAGGACGAATGCGCCCCGGAGATCTTCCGAGTCCCCGCTGGGTCCTCCGTCGCCGGTTGGAAGGTCCGCGTTATTGAGAACCTATACCCGGCGCTTCGGCGTGAATTGGAGCCCCCGAATTCTGGTTCTGATGTGGTGTGTATGAGGGGCTTTGGGTTCCATGATGTGGTAATTGAGACGCCGTCTCACAATGTTCGTTTGCCGGATTTATCGGATTCGGAGATCAAGGAAGTTGTGTTGGCATTCAAAGAGCGGATTGAGCAGCTAAGGAGAGTTGGATCGATTAAGTACGTACAG GTTTTCAAGAACTATGGTGCAACAGCTGGAGCGTCACTGAGCCATTCACATAGCCAGATCATCGGTCTTCCAATTGTTCCTCCTATGGTTTCTACCAGGTTGGATAGCATGAAGGAGTATTTTGATAGGACTGGGAAATGTGGTCTTTGTGATATTCAACTCAAGAAGATTTTGATAGATGAGTCCTCCCATTTTTACGCAATTGTTCCTTTTGCTGCTTCAAATCCGTTTGAAATCTGGATTGTTCCTAGGAAGCATGCCTCTCATTTCTACGAGATAGATGATGAAAGG GCAGCCGATTTCGGTTGTCTGTTGAAGCTCATGCTGCTCAAGTTGACATTGCAGCTTAATGACCCGCCTTTTAACTTCATGATCCACACTGCACCATTTGAGCTGCCATTGTCATCCTCCCATTCTACTCATTGGTTCCTACAAATTGTTCCTCAGTTACACGTTATCGGAGGATTTGAGACCGGAACTGCTTGTTATATCAATGCTGTCTTCCCAGAGGATGCTGCCAAGATCCTGAGGGAAGTGAAGACCCACAAGtaa